The Prunus dulcis chromosome 3, ALMONDv2, whole genome shotgun sequence genome segment gactcatattgaacccaagcctctataattgatccttcgggcttcgccctgttgcctacactttttttcagctctccgagaagcctaCTAAAATTaaacgatatgatacaaattagcaagtgtgtgataatgatgcatacacaaatgataaGGATTATATTACTTTACTATTGGATATAGCCAGCGATAGTTaacaggaccagcaagcaatgcctcttccggcaagtgaaccatcacttggatcatacttgtgaagaaagctggagggAATATCATCTTAAACTTgaataggacttggacaatgtcacgGCGCAACTAAAACATGTCTATctttcgcaatgtttttgtcctcagttgggaaaaaaatatggacaacaacatgattggcttcactaCATCTTCCGGCAATAGGTGTCtaatacccacaggaagtaggcattgcataaacacatggcaatcatggctcttaagtctAGTAAATTTACTCCCGTcaacattcacgcaacgtgcgatattagaagcatacccatcaggaaactttacagacgatacaaactttagaaactcttttttgtcattcggtttcatagataaaatgcaagatcccttctagctttatcactacgcctattcatccataaaccccttcgtatgcccattttttccaaatcaagatgagctttgatcgtgtcctttgtcttgccctTGATATCTAGAATCATGCCATCAATgtgtcaaatacatttttctcaacatggaTCACATCTaaattgtgcctcaattttagtttcgaccaatatgggagctcaaaaaataTAGGCTTGTGCGTCCAATTCATATGTGTAGAAAGACTAGTCTGACTAACTGTTTCCCGAatggagcaaaatccaaacggttaagctattccaagatctcatcaccggaccattctctaggtctaaGGCGATGCTCTGTGTTCTCGTcaaactctttatctttttcccgccactcgtggtcccatggcaaccatctccgatgaccaaggtaacaaacttttccagCGTGCCAACCaaaagttacatcttccttgcatacaggacatgctATATAACcttttgtgctccacccagaaaccattgcatatgcggGAAAATCATTCatagtccacataactgctgcccgcaaagtgaacatcttcccagttgatttatcgtacgtgcgcACATTGTTTGTcgataaatccttcagctcatcaaccagcggctttaagtaaacatcgattgacctgccaggatcctcagttatcaaaacagtcatcatcatgtattcttttttcatgcatttccaaggcggcaaattatatagGAATACAAAAATCAGCCAAGTGATGTGGTGTtagtttagaaccccatacggattgaacctgtcagtggcaagtcccaatctaacatttcggggatcagcagcaaactcggggaacatTCAATcaaactctttccatgcctcctcATCTGTAGGTTGCCGCATCACATCgtcgtctacccgtttttccttatgtcatctcatgtctgtggcagtatgcaTTGATATATACAATCGCTACAACCTAGGTTTCAGGGGCAAataacgcatgactttttgtgggatcttagtcgttctattctgagaTGTCATAATTCCACCtcctgctcataattcctggaaccacaatcacaacacaacaatcacaacaacttcatatgAAGtcataatgtcaccttatgcctccggtaagggccctatcccattcgggaatgcatagtcatGTCACGTAATGTatggctacatgagattagattttgATGTGGATGAATTTCGACAACATCTCGATACAGCTCTTGAGGTGTACcgtaggtataaatacctacgtaccacccgaagaacgtacagAGAtaacaccgaaatctccataatcgaaacctaatcctatAGCCATACATTACGTGACATAACTATGCATtcccaaactgtccaaataataggacaattcaagaattaattggaccgcagtcatgctttacgcatccatgcacgaaatccaactaatctctaACGAAAAACTAAGtgttactaaaaataaaaataaaagtacgaagttaatttcaattaacttcgtacatcacaacacattgtgctacgtcacgcacaatttaacaacataatataaacataatttcacaaaaaaaaatatataatcatAACAAACTAAGtttaacataatgtaattaatttaatatttttaaaatataaaacaaataaaataccttctcaatcgttctcaccaatcgctaattacaaatatccctaacgagaacgaaattaatagcgttagtatgaatttacattaatagttttaaactaacgacaaaaaatacttacccAATAAACGTACTAAATTCCCAATAAAGGCAGTGGCAGAGAGAgtcaaaatgtttttttttttttttgcattcaGCCTTTGCAATGGCAGAATCCagttatgaagaagaaggattttgcacgacgaacaAACTCATTCATTGcgcaaaaaaaatatttcatcccacaaaatttcgtcgcgcaaacaaaAATTTCCGTCGTGCATGAATGTGCCGACATCAAACTTTACGCGCCGAATTATATTTCCGTAGCACAAGTATTTGgcgccaaaaaaaaatatcccaCGTTTTTCTTATGCGACGATAAAtcttgtcgtcgcgcaagttttGGCTACCAAATAACAAAACCCTCTGTTTTCTATCTATCCTTACGCGACGAAATGGGCAACCATCGCACTAGGTTTTCTTTCTCGACGATATTTGTCGTCGCTCAAGTGTTTAGCGccagaaaaaataaacccgcgtttttcttcctcactttgcgcgacgactacgttttttgtcgcgctaagattttttgcgcgacgaaacttcTGGTCGCGCAAGTTTTCGGTGATTTGCGCTACGAAGATTTTTTTCCGTTACTGTAGTGtattttgcacgacgaattTTCATTCgacgcgcaaatagtaaaacgtAGTAGTGAATGTGAAATCacatcacaaaacaaaaaaggggaTATGGCAAAATTGGTAGACGCTATGGACTTAAGCTAGCTATATATTGAAAAAGATGTGTGGTATCAAACATATAGagttatttttcaatattcggaaaaaataaataaataaataaaaagaagttatttttcaataatgaGGTTCTTAAACAATAATTTGATTGTTATAACAGTTTGATGGCCAAAATGAACCAAATCAAGATCCGAACTACCAAGAGAAACCCTAAGAGAGAAAACTCCTAGTCGCTACCGCTTTTGGGGTGGTGATTACCATACGTTTTGTCCcatttttccctcttttttctttcttctccacCTCCTCTCTTCCCATCCTCTTTGTTTTCCCCTCCCACATAGTCTCCTGCTTTTTTTGTTGGCAGATTATGGTGTAATTCTACAACAGATCTCAGCTGTCTTTTTTGGGTGCATCTGCTCTATTTGCCCAAGAGGAAAGTCGATTGGTGCAAATCTGTTATTTTTCGGTGCTTGGTTACAGTGGGTTGGCTTTATGACAATAGATTTCCAATCCAACGTCGtttagtttctttatttttggaatAAGTCATATAGACTCTCTTTGGATTTTTTGTGTAGTTTTGACCTCTCCTTTGTTAGAGTTTTTCActtctcctttgtgagagttttatttgttttattatggcttggttttttcaagctctatctctttttattgttctgagtttgcaatcttagttgggatgttGTTCACCCCATAGAGAAAAGAGGAAAGGTGATGCAAGTGCACTGTATCTTGGCACTGTATTTTCTCCTTACTAAATCAAACTGAACTAAGAGTTTACTTAGGGTCCAAGTAATGGGCCTTAGAGTGATCCTAGTGGTATGgtagatagacatgccactaTTGGTGCTTGGCTAAGCCCAGTAGAAAGATGTGGTTGATTTGTTATTTGAAAAGTAAGGATGTGAGCTCAAAATTTTAACTTATAATCAAGTCATTGTGCTTTAAGTGGGGAACTTGCTCGAATTAGTTCTTTTAATGCCTTGTATGCTTAAGAACTTCAATATTCTATTTTATGCTCTAGTAAAATGAGATTTGTTATAGTTTCGATGCAAATCAGGCCAGCTTTTCTGATATGggcaatattatttttttaatcctgTGTAAGTTTTAACAAATCCATAATGGTAAATGAAcaatttataaacttaaaagcaaatgaaaatacaaattggaaatgaaGATTTCTCGATATTCAGTCCATAAAAGAAGAGTTAAAAGGAAAACTGATGAACTTGAAGGAAACTAGCCTAGCAATTAGGAATCATACCAAGTATTGGTAGagtaataaaatgaaaagataaCTCAGAAGTTGTCAACTGAAAATCTTAATACATAAGCAAATCTTAATACGTGATCAAGATAGCTCAAGAgcaataaaatgaaaagataacttaagagtagagaaagttTCTACTCTTTATAAGTGCGGGTCTTCACACACTTACTAAATGAAAAGTGAGCCTAATGGAGTGGAATAGTTGATTTTATTGGACATTGCAAGAATATGCAAGCTTCTATCTCATACACAAgtcaatgaatttgatttcattcttttctatttttcacaTTTGTCTGTTAATATAATTTTGTCTATTAAATtcgttgtatatatatatatatatataattttctgttaaatattttgttgagACTGATAGATTGTATTTCCAACGTCATTGACAATTATGGCCACAACAAGTACCTagggaataaaatatattcaagCATAAaccaatatttatataaaggGTTTCTGATCCACTACATGCTTAAAAATTCCCACCACACTAcaaacaaaatgaattaagACCGGCTTCATCATGCCACCATGCCATAAGAGGTCGATACATTTAGAGATTAAATTCCTTATATAATTTTGACTGAATAAACTAACATTCGAAATCACTCAAACCTTCAAGATAATTTTCCTTGGAACAATTCCTTCCATTTCGTTCAAATTTCCATATGATATATCCTGCAAGGAAGTAAATTATTAGTTTCATGATCAACTTTTATTTCAAGGGTACGTGCCGGGGTGGCATTTGAGTGTCCTGACAATGTgatatctttttgttttcttttcattagCACCTGAAGGAATGCATCAATGTTTAGAACAAATAAGACAATTTTAccaataattttgaaaaaaaaatgtgttagttatatgttaaaatatatatatatatatatatatatactattttcAAATAGTCTAACACGTTATTAAATTGTCAATATAAGAATTATTGATCATGTGCGATGTCTAAATATTGTATTTTGACGAAGTAACATATTACATAATTTAGCAAGAAAGCATATGACTTGTACACAAACACATACGGATACGCATTCTAATGAGTATTACAGGTAGAACATCTAACCTAAAAGCGATATCAATGAGTAAGTAGAGCtcaaattattatattttgtgaGGCAAAGCTTCTAACTCCTCGTGTAAAATATAATAAGCTATTGCAAatgacccactagtgtagtggtttggagaaAATTAATGCTCTTCTCATGAATGGTTTTGGGTTCGAGCCATAGTATCCATGTACTATGTGTGGGTTTAATATGCTATATATCGCCCCTCTCAATAAGAAGGATCctcaaaaaatataataagcTATTAGCTCTTACAAGCGGCCGCGACCATGTAAAACAGATAGATTATTATCATTTCTGGAACGTTACCGTGTGTCGTGTGTATATTTTATGTGCTTATGTATTTtagatgcatatatatatatatatatcatgcaTGTGGGGGGCATGCAAAAGCTATAAAAGAAACTAAAGATCATGTCCATCTCAAATGCCATATAAGAGATGGGCATTAATTTGTCCATGAACGTAGTCAGAACTGTATATATGCAACTAAATTAGACAGAGTTAATGAAACAAGAGATATAATAACCAGACATTACAAATCAAGTCAGATGGGGGGAGACGAATTTATGGATTCATATAGAAAAGGTAAATTAAACTAACAATGCCAGGACTCATCatgcatcatgcatgatatATCATTGATGCATCTTTTCtacattgttttttttcttggtatCTGAACTTTGCGTACGGTATGTTTGTGGGCAGTACGTAATGTAAATGTTTCTTTACTAATTTGGTTTGTCGTGATATGAGAGCAACACAACCAAACCCTAGTAAACCTTGGTCTTAGAGACTGAACACGTTTTCTGTCATCTCCATTAGGCCAGATTATTAAtacacataaatatatatctatatatatatatataagctgTGTCTTAATTCTGTGCTTTGCATGAGCATAATTATATATGGTGCTAAATATGGAagcaaaatattatattaagtTGGCAATGTGTGAAGAAGAAACACGTGCATATAGTACTAGCATCAATAAAAGGTAATTCAAACAATTTAAACTTCGACCTATCAACctaatacataaaataataatcaagTTGCCCATGAAGAACCGACAACGACATGTGAGATAATAAGACTTTGAGCAGCATAAGCACTCAAAATTCTGCTCATAAATCGAGAGGGTTtcgtaagtttttttttttttttttttaatttaaaaatttatcaaaGCTCAGACAATGTATGCTCACTAAAAAATTTgtgtgaatatatatatattcgaaTGTACGCTATTATTGTACAGACATTATTGTAAACATGGAGGAAAACAGGGGAAGGGTAATAGAAAATACATGGCTTCCGTACGGTAATAACGTTGGTACATCGCCATACAtacgatatatatataatatatataaatgagattAGAAAACACAGAAGGCAAATATGAAGGTAGTAGGAAAACATGAATTGGAAATATATAATTCCTAATTAAACTGACATTGTATATATCTCTTGCAGTACTAATTAAAGAAGAACAAGTAGTGGTGGCACTAATCATATCATGGGCGCTCTACGTTATAGAGATTCTCAATGATGGCCctctttaaatttaaaatggaaatataTAACTGCACAAGAGAAAAAGCCAcataaaaagatgaaaaaacatgaaaaactaataaaatatgaattaagAAGATTTGTGAAAACCTtaaaccttaattaatcatATGTATGTCAATCATTTGTCCATTTGAATTATGTTCTGAGATGATATCACTTGACAAGAAATAATCGTGGGGGCACAAAATCTGCAGAATCCTAAAAAAGCCAAACTAATGAAAAGCTACAAAACAGATAAcaatttttaattgatgtaCGACAATCACAGTGGGGTTTTACATTGTGAgtgtttgtgtttgagagagagagagagagagagagagagagagagagatagtaaggagagagatagagagagaggagatgcAGAGATTGTGTTTCTCATGCTTCTCATGCTATTACAAGAAGCTCTGTGATGTAATTAATTCCAAGAGTAAAGATTAGAGCAGATCAATTTTGCCatttagggttttaatttcttGGGTGGCTTAATTTGGGTATTATTACAGAAAGAGAGATGCAGTAGGATATTTTGTTGTCATATAGTACAAGTCTGAATCTAATCTTTACTAAAACTTTGACTGCTCTTGTCTTGATGAAGTGtaactttcctttttctgtcTTTTCGGGGTTTtactgcatatatatatactgacACAAATCAATCACAGATTTTAGGCATTAAATACATTTGTTCTTCAATTAGTTGGGATATTTATGATGTGAAAGTACTTGAACATTAATAGATGAGACAGAACTTGAACTTGGTCAAACATGAAAAGCAATAAGCAAGCAATTAATTGTGaagtttataattaaaattgtaattaattaccATATGATGTTCTGAAATTGGGCAAAGGAATTGAGCATGATCATCAAGAGAAGTGCATGGTAGAGCTAGATTCATCATCATTTCCTCCCTTGCTTGGacttggcttcttcttcttcttcttgtaagGGATCCCTCTTGCCTTAGCTTGACACTCCCTCACCTCCCTCAGATAAACCCTGATTGCACCACTAGCAAAAGGGTTGGTTTCTGGGGACCCTCCATTTTCTTCATAGGCAGCCCTCAGCCTCCCTATGAGGGCATCAAGGCTGCCCCAAGCTTGCCTTAGAGGGCATGTGCAAGGAGCAGGAGGCTCAGGCTGCCCATAAAACATGCAGCCCTGGAGATGAACTTTGGTCTTCCCAAACTGATCCAGATACCTAAGAAACTCCAACACATGGTTGTAATTGCACTGAGAAAGTGGGACTGGAGGCCTTTGGTTCTTCAAGTACTGACCAAAAGTATTCCAGTCCCTTCTCTTCTGGGACTCGTACCGGCTCGGAGTGGCTGGCTGCTGATGATCATCGCCTGGAGACCCGGCAGACGATGATCCATCGGCGAAATCTTTGCCTCTTTCGGCAGacatggtggtggtggtggatgaTCAAGTAATGgatttttttgaagttttttgtttttgctaaaTAAAGCAAGAAATAATGAAGGGGGGGAGAGGTGAAAGGAATagggagaaaaaaattaaagagagaAGGACGATGGAGATCACATTATGGGCCCAGTGAGAAGACCTCCCATGGGGCCAGGGCCATATGAGTTGCTTTCTgttcatctttttcttcatctgTCCAATTTTATTCTCCTTTTCTATTACCATTTTTCCTCCCAATAAGCATACAAAAATTGTCGTCTTTTGTCAACTT includes the following:
- the LOC117622163 gene encoding protein LIGHT-DEPENDENT SHORT HYPOCOTYLS 10, which codes for MSAERGKDFADGSSSAGSPGDDHQQPATPSRYESQKRRDWNTFGQYLKNQRPPVPLSQCNYNHVLEFLRYLDQFGKTKVHLQGCMFYGQPEPPAPCTCPLRQAWGSLDALIGRLRAAYEENGGSPETNPFASGAIRVYLREVRECQAKARGIPYKKKKKKPSPSKGGNDDESSSTMHFS